The proteins below are encoded in one region of Methylobacillus flagellatus KT:
- the ilvC gene encoding ketol-acid reductoisomerase, translating into MKVYYDKDADLSLIKKLKVTIVGYGSQGHAHAQNLKDSGVNVTIGARKEGSSFAKAVNAGHEVKEIKEAVTGADVVMVLLPDETMAEIYHAEIEPNLKKGAALAFAHGFNIHYNQIVPSKDLDVIMIAPKGPGHTVRSEYLKGGGVPSLIAVYQDASGKAKDIALSYAAANGGTKGGVIETNFREETETDLFGEQAVLCGGAVELVKAGFETLVEAGYAPEMAYFECLHELKLIVDLMYEGGIANMNYSISNNAEYGEYVTGPRVIADQARAAMKECLKNIQNGDYAKQFILEGRTGYPSMTARRRLNAAHPIEQVGSQLRAMMPWIAKNKLVDQSKN; encoded by the coding sequence ATGAAAGTCTATTACGACAAGGACGCGGATCTTTCCCTGATCAAGAAGCTGAAAGTGACCATCGTCGGTTACGGCTCCCAAGGCCATGCCCATGCCCAGAATTTGAAGGATTCCGGCGTCAACGTCACCATCGGCGCCCGCAAGGAAGGCAGTTCCTTCGCCAAGGCAGTGAACGCAGGGCATGAAGTCAAGGAAATCAAGGAAGCGGTCACTGGCGCCGACGTCGTCATGGTATTGCTGCCTGACGAAACCATGGCAGAAATCTACCATGCGGAAATCGAACCCAACTTGAAAAAGGGTGCCGCGCTAGCCTTTGCCCATGGCTTCAACATACATTACAACCAGATTGTGCCGAGCAAGGATCTGGACGTGATCATGATCGCGCCCAAGGGCCCAGGCCACACTGTGCGTTCGGAATACCTGAAGGGCGGCGGCGTGCCCTCCCTGATCGCGGTTTACCAGGATGCGTCTGGCAAAGCCAAGGACATTGCGCTCTCCTACGCTGCGGCCAACGGTGGCACCAAGGGCGGCGTGATCGAGACCAACTTCCGCGAAGAAACCGAAACCGACCTGTTTGGCGAGCAGGCCGTGCTCTGTGGTGGCGCAGTCGAATTGGTGAAGGCAGGCTTCGAGACCCTGGTTGAAGCTGGATATGCTCCGGAAATGGCTTACTTCGAGTGCTTGCACGAGCTCAAGTTGATCGTCGACCTCATGTACGAAGGCGGCATTGCCAACATGAACTACTCCATCTCCAACAATGCAGAATATGGCGAATATGTCACTGGCCCCCGCGTGATTGCCGACCAGGCCCGCGCTGCAATGAAGGAGTGCCTGAAGAACATCCAGAACGGTGACTATGCCAAGCAGTTCATTCTGGAAGGCCGCACCGGTTATCCATCCATGACTGCACGCCGCCGCCTTAACGCTGCTCACCCGATTGAACAGGTCGGCAGCCAGCTGCGTGCCATGATGCCTTGGATTGCCAAGAACAAACTGGTAGATCAATCCAAGAACTAA